In one Alnus glutinosa chromosome 12, dhAlnGlut1.1, whole genome shotgun sequence genomic region, the following are encoded:
- the LOC133850981 gene encoding F-box/kelch-repeat protein At3g06240-like codes for MNLPLAPVHFLIRPNYYLKLAASCNGLLCLYDFRTSGFYLWNPTTPNVGFKAIPPLFPPPSSVGFDFDPNSSDFKVVSVRHVVNGSGISALIAEVYSMSSGSWRLLDLRVPYGIFAHSQILALGGVFLWLAEQDGGQIISFDFTDEVFRTTPLPYSRDPLRFYPQLMELNGYVAMAIFPLDCRYIKMSLEIWVLLEFGVKESWTRFVSIEIPMDLGRPLGFWKKRKLFMENSEGQLVLYDPFTQTKNYLQIEGLKESFEVVLHTQSSVAINGGQDNL; via the coding sequence ATGAATCTCCCTCTAGCACCCGTTCATTTCCTCATTAGACCAAATTATTACCTTAAGCTTGCCGCTTCCTGTAATGGGCTACTATGCCTTTACGATTTCCGAACCAGCGGCTTCTATCTCTGGAACCCCACCACACCAAATGTAGGATTCAAAGCTATCCCGCCCTTGTTTCCTCCTCCCTCCAGCGTTGGGTTCGACTTCGACCCCAATTCCAGCGACTTCAAGGTGGTTAGCGTTCGTCACGTTGTGAACGGCTCTGGTATTTCAGCGCTGATAGCGGAAGTCTACAGTATGAGCAGTGGTTCTTGGAGACTGCTTGACCTTCGCGTGCCTTACGGTATTTTTGCCCATTCACAGATTCTGGCTTTGGGTGGGGTTTTCTTATGGTTGGCGGAGCAAGATGGCGGTcaaattatttcttttgatttcaCCGACGAGGTGTTCCGTACGACACCGCTTCCGTACTCTAGAGATCCATTGCGTTTTTATCCCCAGTTGATGGAGTTAAACGGGTATGTTGCTATGGCGATTTTTCCTCTCGATTGTAGGTATATAAAGATGTCTTTGGAGATATGGGTTTTGCTCGAATTTGGTGTTAAGGAGTCGTGGACTAGATTTGTTAGCATTGAGATTCCCATGGATTTGGGAAGGCCATTGGGATTTTGGAAGAAAAGGAAGTTGTTCATGGAGAACAGTGAGGGGCAGTTGGTCTTGTATGATCCTTTTACACAGACAAAAAATTATCTTCAAATTGAAGGGCTTAAGGAATCGTTCGAAGTTGTACTCCACACGCAGAGTTCGGTTGCCATCAATGGAGGGCAGGATAATCTTTGA